In Diorhabda sublineata isolate icDioSubl1.1 chromosome 4, icDioSubl1.1, whole genome shotgun sequence, a single window of DNA contains:
- the LOC130442852 gene encoding uncharacterized protein LOC130442852: MFKLFLVFYSLYNPLNFVHSIDCFKCISINNDFIPCEDPFHHNFTNDIYQSPCMGGKKGRNGLFPATSCIKIAGVFDDTEDTIVIRGCALDSGTLTTDTEIVRMSHCGSFYYENRYVRGCVQSCDDVDGCNNSIKDKCNSIQSFLFMFSMLKVLPNLF, encoded by the exons ATGTTTAagttatttctagttttttattcactatataACCCTCTTAATTTTG ttcATTCCATTGACTGTTTCAAATGCATATCAATAAATAACGATTTCATACCATGTGAGGACCCTTTTCACCACAATTTTACTAATGATATTTATCAATCACCTTGTATGGGAGGTAAAAAAGGAAGGAACGGCCTATTTCCTGCCACATCCTGTATAAAAATTGCTGGAGTGTTCG ATGATACTGAAGACACTATTGTAATTAGAGGGTGTGCTTTAGATAGTGGTACATTGACAACAGATACTGAAATTGTTAGAATGTCTCATTGTGGTAGCTTTTATTACGAGAATAG GTATGTACGTGGATGTGTTCAAAGTTGTGATGATGTTGATGGGTGCAACAATTCAATTAAAGACAAATGTAATTCCATCCAAAGTTTTCTATTCATGTTTTCCATGCTGAAAGTACTGCCCAATttattttaa
- the LOC130442821 gene encoding 28S ribosomal protein S24, mitochondrial: MSLLRKGLLQSIKSQSNIVRALQTSSVCLKTQSGKYKITTKKDFPLTYEMANPPFQIAHRKSWNSWNTSNVDGGLRPSETAVEDMFIRKFMVGTWQGLFASEVIIKRQHNIIRIAGIITRSIHQRKMYFLIGYTEEFLSFWLQCPVKLELQTIADKKEIVFKYV, from the exons atgagtttattaagaaaa GGTTTACTTCAATCTATAAAATCTCAAAGTAATATAGTCCGTGCCTTACAGACTAGTTCAGTTTGTCTTAAAACTCAATCAGGAAAATACaagataacaacaaaaaaagattttccacTTACGTATGAAATGGCAAATCCTCCGTTTCAAATAGCTCACAGAAAATCATGGAATTCCTGGAATACAT CAAACGTTGATGGAGGATTAAGACCGTCAGAAACTGCCGTAGAAGACATGTTCATTCGAAAATTTATGGTTGGTACTTGGCAAGGTTTATTTGCTAGCGAAGTCATTATTAAAAGGCAGCATAATATTATTCGTATAGCGGGTATTATAACAAGGAGTATACACCAAAgaaaaatgtactttttaatCGGTTATACAGAAGAATTTCTAAGTTTTTGGTTACAGTGCCCGGTAAAACTAGAATTACAAACAATAGCtgacaaaaaagaaattgtttttaaatacgtATAA
- the LOC130442379 gene encoding 2-acylglycerol O-acyltransferase 2-like, giving the protein MELLGIRFAPLHVPLERRLQTLSAAIWFIIMAFGGLIGLLLAIYLVLFTKFWWLTLLYLTYIWTIDKDVSERGGRPSKWVRSFLIWKYTMNYFPLKLEKTSSEELDPKKNYLFCCFPHGMLCTGSFNFGNEYSKFRNLFPNHEPRVVTLTQHYQMPFFREFALSLGGISASFESIHNVLSRPEGGYICVLMVGGAAEAYLCKPGSYRVLVKKRKGFIKLALKNGTPLVPVLSFGETDLFDQLEGSWLRIIQERIRKYIGVAPILPIGRGFFQYSFGIIPRRHPVTTVVGQPLEVPKIDNPTTEQIEEYHEKFLKHLTAMFEEQKYKYLENPQEKQLIAE; this is encoded by the exons atGGAACTTCTGGGAATTCGTTTTGCTCCTCTACATGTTCCTTTAGAAAGGAGGCTTCAGACGTTGTCAGCAGCAATATGGTTTATAATAATGGCATTTGGTGGCTTAATAGGACTTCTACTAGCAATTTATTTGGTTCTATTCACTAAATTTTGGTGGTTAACACTATTATATCTAACCTACATTTGGACGATAGATAAGGATGTGAGTGAACGAGGTGGTAGACCGTCAAAATGGGTAAGGTCTTTTTTGATATGGAAGTACACCATGAATTATTTTCcgttaaaattggaaaaaacgtCATCAGAGGAATTggatccaaaaaaaaattatttgttttgttgctTTCCTCACGGAATGCTTTGTACGGGGTCCTTTAACTTTGGAAACGAGTATAGTAAGTTTAGAAATCTGTTCCCGAATCACGAGCCTAGAGTAGTAACATTGACTCAACACTACCAAATGCCTTTCTTCAGGGAATTCGCTTTATCCTTAGGAGGAATATCAGCTTCTTTTGAATCTATACATAATGTTTTAAGTAGGCCGGAAGGAGGTTATATTTGTGTTCTTATGGTAGGAGGAGCCGCAGAGGCTTATTTATGCAAGCCTGGTAGCTATAGAGTGTTAGTTAAAAAACGAAAAGGCTTTATCAAATTAGCTTTAAAAAATGGTACTCCATTGGTTCCAGTTTTATCGTTTGGCGAAACTGATTTGTTTGATCAATTAGAAGGGTCGTGGTTAAGAATCATTCAAGAAAGAATACGAAAGTATATCGGAGTGGCACCTATATTACCTATAGGAAGGGGATTTTTCCAATACTCGTTTGGAATTATACCCAGAAGGCATCCAGTAACTACTGTTG ttgGTCAACCTTTAGAAGTACCTAAAATTGATAATCCAACGACTGAACAGATAGAAGAGTACCATGAAAAATTCCTTAAACACCTGACTGCAATGTTCgaagaacaaaaatataaatacttggAAAATCCACAAGAAAAACAACTTATTGCAGAGTGA
- the LOC130442380 gene encoding kynurenine 3-monooxygenase, which yields MSENSKKSVIIIGTGLVGSLCACFMAKRGYQVNVYERRQDIRTGKEVRGKSINLALSHRGRNALRDVELEEDILKTAIPLKGRFLHGINGGLKSVIYDPILKNCIYSLGRNYLNKKLLEATNKYSNIKHHFEHMLTKCDLSKGTITFLNLKTCEEIQETADLIIGADGAHSKLRLYMQQMPQFQYTQTYIEHGYLELYIPPEKSCKMQPNHLHIWPRCEFMMIALPNQDSSWTVTLFMPFKIFYQLTKKEEVIRFFQDYFSDAVELIGKEQIVDVFLNTHPSQLISVKCSPYHAGSKFLIIGDAAHAMVPFYGQGMNAGFEDCFLLNKLLDKNNDNIVVTLDEYTQLRVRNAQAICDLAMYNYLEMRNLVNTTSFALRKILDNQLFKLFPNLWIPLYNSVSFSTMDYQRCIENRKWQDNVLRTAFIITGLFIIISLLISRY from the exons ATGAgcgaaaatagcaaaaaaagtGTGATTATCATTGGAACTGGTTTG GTAGGTTCGCTATGTGCCTGTTTTATGGCAAAAAGAGGATATCAGGTCAACGTTTATGAGAGAAGACAAG ATATAAGAACTGGAAAGGAGGTAAGaggaaaatcaataaatttagcTCTATCCCATCGGGGTAGAAACGCATTAAGAGACGTTGAGTTGGAAGAAGATATCTTAAAAACTGCCATACCACTTAAAGGAAGATTTCTGCATGGCATTAATGGGGGTTTGAAATCTGTTATATATGATCCAATCTTGAAAAAT TGTATCTACTCCTTGGGTAGAAATtacttgaacaaaaaattattagaag caactaataaatattcgaatattAAACACCATTTTGAGCATATGCTGACCAAATGCGATCTGTCCAAAGGAACTATCACCTTTCTTAA TTTAAAAACTTGTGAGGAAATTCAGGAAACAGCTGACTTAATCATTGGAGCAGATGGAGCACATAGTAAACTACGTCTTTATATGCAACAGATGCCTCAATTTCAGTACACACAAACATATATAGAACATGGTTATTTGGAACTATATATTCCTCCTGAAAAAAGTTGTAAGATGCAACCAAATCATCTACATATATGGCCAAG ATGTGAATTTATGATGATAGCTCTACCAAATCAAGATTCTTCCTGGACGGTTACTTTGTTTATgccattcaaaattttctatcaactaACAAAAAAAGAGGAGGTGATACgtttttttcaagattattttTCAGATGCCGTAGAATTGATTGGAAAGGAGCAAATTGTAGATGTATTTTTGAATACACACCCTTCGCAATTAATATCTGTTAAATGTTCGCCGTATCATGCTGGATCAAAATTCTTAATTATTGGAGATGCAGCACATGCCATGGTTCCATTTTATGGTCAAG GTATGAACGCTGGATTCGAAGattgttttctattgaataaGTTACTCGATAAGAACAATGATAACATAGTAGTTACACTGGATGAATACACTCAATTAAGAGTGAGAAATGCTCAAGCTATTTGTGATTTGGCTATGTATAACTATcttgaaatgagaaatttgGTTAATACTACTTCATTTGCTTTGAGAAAAATACTGGATAATCAACTGTTCAAACTATTTCCAAATTTGTGGATTCCATTATATAATTCTGTCAGTTTTTCTACAATGGATTACCAGAGGTGTATTGAAAACAGAAAATGGCAGGACAAT GTATTACGAACTGCTTTTATTATTACTGGATTGTTCATTATAATATCCTTGTTGATTtccagatattaa